The Streptosporangium album genome segment GCCGACCAGCGGCCAGGTGCTGAGCGACGGCGAGCCCCTCGGCTACTCCGCCGCCGCGCTGAAGGCCTACCGCCGCCACACCCAGCTCGTCCTGCAGGACCCGGGCGGCGCGCTCAACCCCAGGCAGAACGTCTTCGACGCCGTCGCCGAAGGGCCCAGGCTGCACGGCCTGACCGATCGGCTCGGCGAGCGGGTGCACACGGCGCTGGCCAAGGCCGGGCTGCGGCCGCCCGAGGAGTTCGCGGGACGTTTCCCGCACGAGATGTCCGGCGGCCAGCAGCAGCGCGTCGTCATCGCGGGGGCGCTCGCGCTCGAACCTTCGGTCATCGTCGCCGACGAGCCGGTGGCCTCGCTCGACGCCTCGGTCAGGGGCGAGATCCTCAAGCTGATCCTGGAGCTGCGGGACTCGCTCGGCCTGTCCGCGCTGATCGTCAGCCACGACCTCGGCCTGGCCTGGAACATCGCCGACAGGGTCGCGGTCATGTACCTCGGCAGGATCGTCGAGACCGGCACGGTCGAGGAGGTCCTGCTGCGCCCCAAGCACCCCTACACCAGGGCGCTACTGTCGGTGCTGCCCGAGTCGGGGGAGCCGCCCGTGTTGCTCACCGGTGAGCCGCCGGATCCGACCTCCGTCCCCGGCGGCTGCCGCTTCCACCCCCGATGCCCGCTCAGGGCGGCAGAGCAGGACGCGCTGTGCGACAGCCGCGACCTGCCCGTCCTGACCGGCGACCCGTCGCCCTCCAGCCTTGCCGCCTGCCACCTCGTCCACTGAAGGAGTTCTTCGATGACCGCTTTCCTCCGTCCGCCCGCCCTGCGACCCGGCGCCCGCGTCGCCGTCATCGCCGCCAGCAGCCCGCCCAACCAGGCCAATCTGGACCGCGGCCTGGTGGCGATGGAAGAGGTCGGCCTCAAGCCCGAGGTGTTCGCCTCCTCACGGGTCGGCGGGACCGAGTACGACTACCTGGCGGGCGACGACGTCCTGCGGGCGAGCGACCTGACCAGGGCGCTCGGCGACCCGGCCTTCGACGCGGTCTTCTGCGCCGGCGGCGGGTACGGCATGCAGCGCACGCTGGAACTGGTCGACTGGTCGAAGATCGACGCGGCCAGGCCGAAGGTCGTGGTGGGCTACTCCGATGTGACCGCGCTGCTGGAGGCGATCGCCGTCAAGCTCGGCTGGGCGTCGCTGTTCGGGCCCATGGTCGCCTGCGACG includes the following:
- a CDS encoding ABC transporter ATP-binding protein: MKPVLEVRDLMVTYPARRGAAPAHAVDGVNLQVGQGEIVALVGESGCGKSTLARALVGLVKPTSGQVLSDGEPLGYSAAALKAYRRHTQLVLQDPGGALNPRQNVFDAVAEGPRLHGLTDRLGERVHTALAKAGLRPPEEFAGRFPHEMSGGQQQRVVIAGALALEPSVIVADEPVASLDASVRGEILKLILELRDSLGLSALIVSHDLGLAWNIADRVAVMYLGRIVETGTVEEVLLRPKHPYTRALLSVLPESGEPPVLLTGEPPDPTSVPGGCRFHPRCPLRAAEQDALCDSRDLPVLTGDPSPSSLAACHLVH